From the Trifolium pratense cultivar HEN17-A07 linkage group LG4, ARS_RC_1.1, whole genome shotgun sequence genome, the window TCCCCTGAAATGTCATAATTCGTTAAATATCctctaaaatttgaaaattttgtaaGACgtatatcaaataaataataccCTGCTCTGTCTAATCTGTCTGTTGTGATGACTTGACTATTAACTGTGTTGCATACGTGACGCCATGTGATATAGAGGGGGTAATTGATCAGCATGCAAGTCACATgacaaattctaaaattttcagGGGGGTATTTTGTCggattaaaataatattactccgtcccaaaatataagcaaaagaagGTCAACAAgagtgaatgtatctggactaaattttagaccaaatacatcaactttcattgaccaatttttgcttatatgttgggacagagggagtattatttttgcCCCAATCcactaaatttttgtttttttttggatcTGATGAATATAATATGAGGGGCTTGAAGGCCCACTGTTCATTTTACGCTCAAAAACACATTTGAAGAAAATCAATCAATCCATCCGCGAAGATCAACCACCGTCGCCGGTCTATCGTCCGTCTTCACTGTCGAAGGTCGCAGTTCCTTGCGCCGCcgtatcttcttcttcttcttcttcttcttcttcttcacaccAGCCCTTACTCAAAAAGGTATGCTTTATGTCATTGCATTCAATTCAACCACATAGACAACTAGGACCACCGTAATTGCAGAAGTGGTTGCttctttttatcaaatatagGTCAagatttttgataaattaacaaGACCTAGTTGAAATTGTTCTATTTAAAATTACATGGCTTAGTTGATTGGGTTCAGCAACCCCtctgacaaaaaataaaatatacatcTTATTGCTATCTTTGAATTAAGTGATTAGTTATAGTTGATTCTGGAAAATTTGAATGAAGAATATGATGtagaaataattaaatactactGTGGACTCCATTATAAGCAAAATACTAGTGCCTAAAAATTTGTTGGATTAgacccatgagcttagctcgcTCAATTGGTAGAGACATCGCATATGCAGAGCCATGTTCGAACTTatgacactccacttattcactttaactCTTTAAGGGTGGAAGCCACTAGGCTATTTGaccaatttctttttttttttggttggatTAAATATAAGTGTTAGCTATTCCCGTGGCGGAGACAAGGCCCAGCCAGCGCCCAGGCtcggccaattttttttttggtattttaggggttagtttagggcaaaattaatttttttagagatttaTTTAGGGCAAAACTAAGATTTTTCAATGCAAAACTGTAATTTTGTTTAGAAATtttctggctccgccactgagCTATTCTATACAAGTAGGAGCACCCACCAAActttgtagttttatttttgaatatttttttccttttctactaacctcttatttttataatgatcATTCTTATCACAATCTCCCATTCTGCAGCACATATGAGTAGTACTAGACAGCGAACCATTGGTGGCGGGAGTCATCATGTATTGGACTATCTGAAGCGCATGCATGCAGAGAATCATACTTTCTTTTATGCAGTCCAGGGTGACATTGCTCAAGGGAGTGGGAATATATTTTGGGCTGATGCAACATGTAGAATGAACTACTCTTATTTTGGGGATGCTGTTATATTGGACACAACCTATAAGACTAATCAGTACCGGGTACCATTTGCTGCTTTTACTGGGTTTAATCATCATGGGCAACCTGTTTTATTTGGTTGTGCAttgattctcaatgaatctgaGTCCTCATATATATGGCTATTCAGAACTTGGCTTCATGCCATGTCTGGACGCCACCCTGTCTCCATTACAACAGACTTGGATCCAGGCATACAAGTTGCTGTTGCTCAAGTTCTTCCTCCAACTCGCCACCGGTTCTGTAAATGGAGTATATTCAGAGAAAGCAGAGGCAAACTAGCTCATATATATCAATCGCAACCTACTTTCGAAACCGAATTCAAGAAATGTGTTCATGAGAGTGAGACTATTGATGCGTTTGAGTCTTGTTGGCACTCACTATTGGAAAGATACTACATCATGGATAATGAATGGCTTCAGTCAATATACAATGCACGACAACTTTGGGTCCCTGTCTACTTGCGGGACAGTTTTTTTGGAGAAATATCTTTAAATGCTGGAAATGAAGGTTTGAACTTTTTCTTTGATGGATATGTAAATGCATCCACCACATTACAGTTGTTGGTTAGACAATATGAGAAGGCTGTATCAACTTGGCATGAAAAAGAACTAAAAGCAGATTTCGAAACTACCAATATTAGCCCAGTTTTGAAAACACCATCTCCTATGGAAAAGCAAGCTGCAAGTCTTTATACGAGAAAGATATTCATGAAATTTCAAGATGAGTTAGTAGAGACTATGGCAAATCCTgctaaaaaaattgatgattcaGGAACTATCACCACCTACCGAGTTGCCAAATTTGGAGAAAACCAAACATCTCATGTT encodes:
- the LOC123923330 gene encoding protein FAR1-RELATED SEQUENCE 9 gives rise to the protein MSSTRQRTIGGGSHHVLDYLKRMHAENHTFFYAVQGDIAQGSGNIFWADATCRMNYSYFGDAVILDTTYKTNQYRVPFAAFTGFNHHGQPVLFGCALILNESESSYIWLFRTWLHAMSGRHPVSITTDLDPGIQVAVAQVLPPTRHRFCKWSIFRESRGKLAHIYQSQPTFETEFKKCVHESETIDAFESCWHSLLERYYIMDNEWLQSIYNARQLWVPVYLRDSFFGEISLNAGNEGLNFFFDGYVNASTTLQLLVRQYEKAVSTWHEKELKADFETTNISPVLKTPSPMEKQAASLYTRKIFMKFQDELVETMANPAKKIDDSGTITTYRVAKFGENQTSHVVTFNSSEMKASCSCQMFEYSGIICRHVLAVFRAKNVLTLPSQYVLKRWTRNAKTGVLLDEQASALPSSSHESTTVRYNNLRQEAIKYVEEGAKSIQTYHVAMKALQEAAKKVCTVKPTIANGGRSVLLTGNEDASSQSHQSVEEKQKRIRELTAELETTNQRCNVYRANLLAVLRDMEEQKLKLSVKVQNARLSLKE